taCATCCAAAAGTATACACATATTATTTAAAATTTCAATTTAATTTGAATGTGCAATCTCCTCAAAACCAGGCATTCATTCAAGAATAGTTTGGCATCCATGTGTAATACATACACTAAGGAGAGGGGGcctgacaatcacacacacagtgaaacacacaagcATCCTGTGCCTCTGGAAATCCACTGACAGCTACTTCTCAGACCTCTttgctttgcacacacacacacacacagacacacacagacacagacacacacacagacacacacacacacacacacacacacacacacacacacacacacacaaacacacacacacacacacacacacactcccctataTTAATCTGCAACAGAGATGATGACATTTTCCACTAATGATCCTTGGACACAAGATAAGAAAGGCAAAACGGGCCCCTCAAAAATTGTTTTGTATTTGGCTTAATAACAAATTAGATTCACAAACCCTATAGCTGTTGTTTCAAGAGCACCTAAATACCAACGAAGGAACTCAATTCAACAGAAATTAAGATAAAGGCAGACTGGTTAGTCcagttctttttttactttgatgGGAATTTGGCATAAAGCCAAGCAGGAAATTCATTAAAGATTTTAGCATGGCAGAACTAAGACAGCGTGTGCATACTGCTTCCCTCCCATCTACAATGTGTAGAACCTcaccacacagaaacaacactTAAAGCCACATGCTCAGCACACTTAGGACTGGGCACAAACTCTCCCCTCTCAGTCATCACCGATGAGCAAATATAGCATAAATGACCTTACCAAAAACAGCACAACACTTGACTATAGCATGAGGTGCAACAGGGCAAATCCATCAATAGGTGGACACggaccaaatacaaaaaaaatacagtagAAAGTATTTTACTGGTGTACTAATGTTATAAGACCTGCGAATTACTGGAAATGACAGATTTCATCCACAAGGCCTCTCAGAGTTGTCATGTGGCTCTTACAAATAAGTGCCACTTAAATGTCATTATAAACGATGGAATTTCCTTATATTTTAAAGGTCCTTGGCAACATATAAACTGGCCTTCAGTATGGTGCATTTTTCTCTGAAAGTACTGTAAATGAATTACTTTACCACTTTACTTTGGATTACTTTACCATAATTGCAACTCTCAAGAAGaacttaattttttttcccccagtcctaGTATGTGTTGGCATCTCTTGCCTTAATTAGCTTTCATTAAATTCTGTTTCTTCGTAATAGCTGACGTTAACAAATGTGACTGACAACGTTACATGTGACTCACGGTCTCACATGTCATTCACGGTAATGTCAGTCACACTGTATTTATCAGTCATTACCGGAGAAACAAACAATCATTTTCTTTGATTATTACTCTCTGCTTATTACCGAGATACTCTTTAAATTGATGCCACTTTCAATCTACTTCCAATATTTTGAAGACAATTTTGAATCAAAGTTGACTAGAGGTTTTGCATATCTAATTTTTCTAACATCAGTCACGCTCCCAACTTCCACCACAGCACAAAGATGAATTCACATTTTTTCCATGTCAAGCAGGGGCCAGTATAAACAGTATAGTTAGCCATAAAGATTGAAATAAGCCATAAAGATTGAAACTTAATAATAAATACCATGGCATCTGTACAATAATACCTGTCACAAAACCCTCCAATTTATAATGTCAATTGCAATAAATCACACCCAATTGCAATAAATCTAGCATCAGGATTTCAGTCAGGTAGGTAGAAGTTGTACCTATAAAGCCTGTATAGTACCTGTATATAGTTTATAAATTATTTAGACATGCAGATACGATCAAACACTACAGGATACACGTACAACCACTGGTTTAATCTAAAAAAGATGAACATCTCGTCCTCATATTGTACAAATCAAAGCAAAAGAGCGGCAGATATTCTATTTTTCCATGTGCAGTTTGGATCCAGCACCTGTGACTTCATATTTTGGATACATGCACCCCTCAGCATTCTTTAAGAATGACACCCCAGCACTTCTGATTGGGTGCAATCCCGGCCCTATAAACTTGCACGGGGCCACATGTGCTGGAGTCGTTCTGCATGTAGAGGATATCTATCTTTATAATGGCATCTCCAGACGCAGGGCCTGAGCTCACCTGGGGGCCCGCGAGCTGTTGGCGCTGTTGCACGGCGTGAGGAAACCGTTGCCGTAGCCATAGGTGTTCCAGTGGCCGTTGGCGTGGCCGTTGCTGTGgcgatgggaggaagaggagaggggccGTGGGGGCGTCATCATCTCTGGGGACAGGCCGTCGTGGTGCATCCTCACTATGCCTGCAGAATGAGTGTATGGTtagggggggggtcagagatTCAATATACTGTAGCTGCTGATTATGGAACAACATGTGGCAAGGTCTGGATCGAGCAGTGATGAGTCTGTTTTTTATCTGGTTCATGTAGTATACACTTCATAACAGACTGACCCAACAATTGACCATGTCTAAATATTTATGCACAGTCACATGCCAAACCattctctgtttatttttctctcttcattccattgcttttcttttttttccccttattcagacaccctctcccttcctcgcTCTAACCCCTGCTTCTTTCCCACCGAGTGGGTTTCAGCTGTGACTCACTGGCAGGGCAGGTGACTGCAGTGAGGGATCATGGGTAAAAAAGGGACATGACAGAACAGGGCTCATGATCGCTCGGCTCTGCTGCAGGGCCGCAGACAGTCGCTCCACCGGCTCGTCTGGTACATCCTGCTCTCGCCCTGACAGCTCTTAGTCTACTCTAGCGACACACCTTGAACACACTCACTCGACTCACCTCACCGACCTCACCGTGAAGCACACCAAGCGGAGCTGCCTTATGCTGATGAACAGATAATAATGAGAGGAGTGATAGAAGCCCTTTATGATGCATGTCGATCCTCGCTGCGATAAATCTATCATATTCTCTGTTGAGTCCTCCGGGAGGGAGACAATAGGCTCCATGGCTGCCACTGCTCTGTGTAAACTCTGCTCGTTTGTTTAGGGAGTGTGAGACAACTACGACCTGCACAGCAGCCGACGTCTCATCCACACCTCATCTCTACCACATTCGGGGACAGTAAAATATGATGTTTAACCAGCcgctgctgtgtctgtctgtccaacaCGTCCTCTCTGGCTCTACAGACCACATATCTCTATACAAACATGGACTGCCCAGACTCTGACAAATACAGCGTTTGGCCCAGAAGTGTTCCTTACTCACCCTGCGTGGAGAGGGGTCTGTCTGAGACTTTCCCCCGATGAGTTGTGCGTCTGCGGGGCAGACTGGCCGTGTCCTTGCTGCTCTCCTGGTCAACACAGTCAACGAGAGAAAGTTGTTGGTAATCGCACAGTTTCACTCGCAAGCTCCTCAGCCACAACAGACCTGAGGTGTCTAATCAGGGCAACCCGGCACACGGCAGTGTGGGCTGTGATGAGCCGACGCAGGCATCGTGTGGATAGTGACAGCTTACCTGTGCTACTTTGTGATTGGTTAGCGGGGACATCGACATCATGCAGGGGGTGGAGCCGGGGATATTGGCCCAATTGGAAAGTGGTTTCTTCTCTTTCAAAATCTGAGGGGAAAAGGGCAGGTGAGAACAGGGAGCAACTGGAGAGTGGATTCCATTCAAAGTTCAAATTGatgtaataacaataatgtgtaataaaatgaatgtgtttaatCATTATATTACAGGATGTGGTCCACGCACTTTGATTTTGAACtcaaaattaaaatattttcaattttaaccttagaaaaaaaaagtttggttTTCTTTGAACAGAACTGCCCGCTATTTGTGTTCCAAAGTGTGGTGTCTTACATGACGCTGGTCAGTTCAACACCACGTTCTTATGTGAACCTTTGTGTTTTACATGAACAGATGTGTTGCCTGTGCCCTGGCCTGagggatgagtgatgagtgaagAGCAGAAATGGCAACATAAAACAACCACTCACTAACATCACAAtgaaacacagaggagagacgGCGACATAAAACAACTCCTGACTAACATCGCCACGAAAGCAGAGGAGAATATCtaaacactcctcacacacagctcagagacaAAGGGACGAGTCACGGGGGAATGAGAGATACTGCAAGGAGATATGGAGACACACATATGGAGAAGTCATTCCAGCCAGCTGGGTTCTCCACTAATGAGTTAAACATTTATCCctcactcactatctctctctcgcctcctctctcgctccctctctccccctctccctctctcactatctctctctctctcttgctccctctctccccctctccctctctctcggagTCTTCTCctgtccctcccccctctccctgactcacaaacacatgagcgattcagacacacacacggcctgatGCTTaacccctgtctgtctgctccattcttagcccatacacacacgcacgcacacacacacacacacacacacacacacacacacacacacacacacacacacacacacacacacacacacacacacacacacacaaaatgcctatcatacaaatacaaacacacacaatacaatattGCATATACAggatacacacataaactcacaaatATAAGAAAGCTTCTCTcccataacacatacacacacacactctctctctctttctctctctcacaaacatatatatataaacattcacatacaccaacataaacattcacacacacaagcacaccaacacacacaaaaagtcacaagaaaatcacacacacacacacacacagacacacaaatacacacacagagagagagagagtaatactCACAGACACTCGTAAAATCTAAACTTGAAATGTGACTCTCTCCTGAAGTGCAACTTTGCCCGTTTAGTTCATCGATGAATAGACAGTCCCGATGCCGGCTCACACActggtcacatacacacacacactcacacactggtcacacacacactcacatgcctaAACACTccgtctccccctcctcctgccactccctctctcatgtccacctccttctctctctctctccctctggctcactctttcacacactctctctctctctgtctctctctctctctgtccctcgcaGCTCAGTGAGAGAATTTAATCAAGACAACAGGCACACACTGCCCAGAATATAAAGCAGTCTTTCCAAATCTTctttaaataatgtgtgtggATTTGGAGATATGCCGTTCTTACCGCCTGTGCTCCCCTTCCAGAGTTCTCCCGGGCTTATCTTCAATCAGAcgccctctctcgctcttgctctcattctctctggctctctccctctctttctccctctctctctccctctctttccctccctctctctctctttcaatccctctctctctccctctcttttgctccctctccctctccgtctctccctcgctccctccctctctctctccttctctgcctcatgctctctgtctctgggccACCCTCCTCCCTTGGCTCTGCGTTCCCTCAGTTCCACCCCTTTCCTTCAGCTATGCCCACTTGAACTCTGTGGTTgactttcttctccttctcttctctttctctctctctctgcctccttctctctgtctctctctctctttctcatctactctctctctctctctctctgccttcttctgtctctctctctgccttcttctcctctctctccttctctctgcctccttctgtctgtctctctctctgcctccttctcctctctctctgcctcctcttacgctttctctgtcttcctctctctctctttctctctctctctctctgcctcctcttatgcttcctctctctccttctctctttacaACATGGAAATCAAAAGTAGAGGTGCTTTGTTTGAGCCTCTGCAAATCCTGACATGTAACAGCTGGATATTTGAAGTCACGcaggataaaaaaaacactcatcTATTTGCAGCACCATTTTATTACAGACCAGCACGACCACCATCATGTCCACAACTTACAACTATTGATCCAAACACCGTTCTTTTTGATTCATTCACAAATCTATTTTCATGAAGTTTTATTATTTATCTCTTACCCTTTGacatgcatgcagcagctcTCGTCTCTCTTGCCTCAGTGCATTCATCTgcctatccttctctctctccatctctctcaactGCTTCTCCAGTTGTTGGACCCGCTCCTGCAGAGAAGAAAATGGAGAAGTGACAAAAGACCTAGAATGAATAGTAACGAGCTGTAAATAATTTAATTGCGCAATTGCGAATCGTTTTATTGTTCTATTTAAATCCCACAAAACGTTGCTTTTACAGGGAGCCGTTGTGGAAATTGCTCATGTAGTTAGACATAGAAGAAGTTCTAGTGGCGCACTGCAGTTCTCCGACAGCAGCGAAAGCTTTAAAGTGTGTTTAACACCGACGTAAATACAGATGTACCAATCTGCAGAGAAGGGACGTCTAACTTCACAACCTTAACAATAACTGAGTATAACTGCTGAACAGGACATTACCAAAAGACTACATCATGACTGCTAAATTGAAATAATTCATCACAATATTTGAATTCCTTCATATCATGTGAGACAAATGACCAGTCATAACGCTTACAACAAAACCTACAACTGACCTTAAACAGTCAGACAGCTTATAGACACCGATTACTTCAATGTTCCTGTTTGTGAATCGGTGTTTAAAACTCTCTGTCTATGCTGTTGGTTTTTTATAAAGGTTTAAAGTTCAGGGCaagaaagaaggacagacagataaatagcCATGTCATAGGGGTCTGAGGAGGGGGCATAACCTCACTGTAaatgacagaaggagagagagaaatggagagagagagtgagagagatggagagagaaatagagatagaaatagagagagagagagagagagaaagagagagagtgagagagaaagagagagagagagagtgagagatggagagagaaatacagatagaaatagagagagagagaaagagagagagagagagagagaaagagcgagagagagagtgagagagatggacagatcaGACAGAGGTGTGGAGTAATGGCTGATGCCAGCTGAGCCAACTCACTCACACCGTCTCGCCTGTCACCCTCTTTCACGCCGCTCACACCACTTCCTCTTCCACTCCATCATGCCGTCCAtccactcttctccctctgtgacACTTCCAGTCTTTCagtgttctctctgttcctctcggTGTGTGCTTGTTGCTATGCGAGAGCCTCTCGTATCCAAACATGTTTATCTGGATCAGAGGTCAGTCTGTGGCGGTTATGTGATTTTATTTTACAGCGCTACACACGTGAGGCCTAATAACATACACCACACCAGTGACCACAGCGGttctctgtcaaacacaggATGTCTTTTCTGCAGAATTGCATATacaacatgcgcacacacacacacacacacacacagacacagacacagacacagacacacacagacacacacacacacacacacacacacacacacacacacacacgcatacacaaggacacacatacgcacacacacaaacacacatacacacatgcaaacacacacgtacacgcaaacacgcaaacacacacacacacgcaaacacacacacacgcacacatgcaaacacacacgtacacgcaaacacacgcaaacacacacacgcaaacacacacacacacgcacacacacacacacacacacacacacacacgcacacaaacacacacgcgcacacacacacacacacacacaaacacacacacacacacacacaaacacacatgcacacacacacacacacacacacacacatacatctgtccatctgtctgtctgtgtctgatgtAATTGAGACCCTTGCTCCTCATGTGACTGTGTTTATGTAGAGAGTGCAAGGGATGTCTGAGTCAGTGTTTGTTCTATGTAAGCGTGCTGTGAGCGTGCTGATATTATCAATGGTGGTAAAACAAAAATGGCTTTCTAAAGCCccaacaaacactcacacacactcacacacactttggagACAATATTTTCTAATAGAACATATTGCTGAACTGCTGTGAGTAGACTAATACTCTACCCGCACAAAACTGGAGTTCCAAGTACTGCGCAGGTTGCAACAGCGGTCACTGCTGTGCCAAAGGATAATTGGTCTTTACATAGAAACCAGTCTAACAAGCTCAACTCAGGTCTGTGTCTCTACAAGGCACTGGCAACAGATTTCTGaccatatctctccctctctctctctctctctctctctctctctgtgtgtgtgtcgcccaCCTGTGTATTGCTGACAGCGTGCTGCTGTCTGTAGacgtccctctccatctctctctctctctctctctctctctctctctctctctctctctctctctgtgtgtatgtgtcacccAGTCTCAACCCACCTGTGTATTGCTGACAGCGTGCTGCTGTCTGTAGacgtccctctccatctctcctttgctcttgctctccttctctccctccactggcTCGCTGTCGATCCCACTCTCCTGCTCCAGGACACGGAACTCCCAGTCCTCAAAGGCCCGAGCAGCAGCCTCCGCTGCCTCCTtctcctggagagagagagagagagagagaggggaagaaagagagagaaagagagagatagagagagagagagagagaggggaagaaagagagagaaagagagagatagagagagagaggaagaaagagagagaaagagagagatagagagagagagaggaagaaagagagagaaagagaaaaaagagagagaaagagagagatagatagagagagagagagaaaagagagggaggaggagggaagggagaagagggagaattTGAAAGGAGGAAGATTAAGAATAAGGGAGGCAGGGATGGGCATAGATATGGcagggagccagagagagaaacagataatgatggaaaagagaggggaggaataAAGTTAAAGGAGTAACAGATGGCTGTTTGTaaggtttctttctttttcacatcAACAACTAAACCagctcataaaacacacacacaacacataaactCAGGCCtgagaaagacagtgtgtgtatgtatgtgtgtgtgtgtgtgtgtgtgtgtgtgtgtgtgtgtgtgtgtgtgtgtgtgtgtgtgtgtgtgtgtgtgtgtctatctttgTGGACATGTACGTGAATGATGATGAACTAGCTCAGAAGAATGACACCACCCTCACACATCAGGCTGAGTAAGTTAAGCAGGTATATATACCTTACACAATGCACACCCTCACATAAGcgtgcgtgtacacacacacacaacaatgcctTTGTTTTCGAAAAACAAATAGCCAAACAGTGTGGTTGCCATGCTCTCTCCCAGGGTGAAGAGTTCTCAGCCCTGGGTCATTACTCAGCGCACaggcacgctcacacacacacacacacacacacacacacacacacacacacacacacacacacactcagcgcacaggcacgctcacacacaaacacacacacacacacacacacacacacacacacacacacacacacacacacacacacacacacacacacacacagacgctctgCTGGGGCATCGCAGGCACGGAGGCGCTGCCAGGGAAACAATGCTGAGCTGAGCTCCACTAACTcttatttatgtttatattgagagagagagagagagagagagaccaacatCTGCTTTATGGCTTTTTCCACGTAGGCTAAGGAGCAGGCCGCTGGCCAACACATAGTTCAGATGTGTGAAATTATCCAACTCGAGCACTTAAAGACACATTTGCTACCATTCCAAATCACAATATGTtggaaaacataaaaaaaacactgccttCATGACATTTCTATCAGACAGTGGACAATTACAATATATCCTCTTCAAAAACACATGAACCATGCATGAAATATATAACTGCACTTTTATAAGCTCCCTTGTATAACTATCACATATGTAGCTGAGACGCACGTCTATGTCCCGCATATACTCTAGGGGCCAGTGCTACACTGTATTGGAGTATGAGTGGAAGCTCTGCTAGAAGCCGGCGGAAGCAAAGGCGAGTTCCAGAGATTTTTCCAGAAATCAGCTGTGCATGCCTGCAAGAGCATCGACCCCAACACAGAGCACTGACATCCTGGGAATGGACTAAATGACTCCTAATTTACTATCATGCCTTCTAGCATTAGCGCCAAGAAAGACACTCTTTGTAGCTGTCGATATGTTATATAAGAGATGGTACTGAAAAATGTCGTGTCACTTGAGTCAAGCCACAGCTAATTGGAGGATGGTTGAAACCCAGTCTGCGACGTTGATAAAGAATGAAgatgtcacacactcacacacaagcacacacacacacacatgcacacactcactcacaaacacactcacacacactcacacacactcacacaccctcacactcacacacacacacacacacacacacacactcacacacacacacatacacaaacactccagtGCCTGTGTTACCTGttgcagctggagcagcagctgcTCTCTTTGGCTCTCCGGCTGGGAGGGAATGagtctctcctgctcctcacaCCTCCTTTTCAGCTCCTCCACACGCTCCCGCTCCTCTTCCAAACGCAcgtgctcctacacacacacacacacacacacacacacacacagggaggaatggttgtatgaatgtgtttgcatgATGGTGAAAGCCTGGGTGGTGCATGTTTGCAAAAGCAGGAAAAGTTGGTTTTAAAGCTAAACATAATCTTGAGATGCACTGCACTAAATTGATGCTCAAGAATTAAAAGTTTGAAACATTTTGTGAACCCACAGCAGTGGgacagagacccccccccccccccccgccagaATCTTCTCTGTCTATGGTGGTAACTACATctatcccatctctctctgcctccaccgctacacacacaggagaagatAGGAGTACTTTGTACAGCTCTCACAAGAcctgtccttgtccttgtcACAGGCTCAGCATTAACATACTAGGAGTACTTTGTACAGCTCTCACAAGACCTGTCCAAGTCCTTGTCACAGGCTCAGCATTAACATACTAACCTACCAAGTCAATACACAGAAGTAAGTTTAGAAACATGACCAACTCAAGCAGAAGCTCAGAAAGACCTTTaaatctttctgtcttttgaaAGCACGTAATCACGTAAATCTTCAAACTCCTCAGAAGTAAGTTTAGAAACATGAACTCAAGCAGAAGATCATAAAGACTTTCACATCTCTTCAAATCACGTAAAACTTCAAACTCCTCAAACTCCTCAGACAAGGGCAAACAGCTGAGCTGAGTCAGCGCTGGGGAGAGAGTCGGCCCACCTTCTGTCTGGAGGCCCGTCTGCCCGTCCCCCTCTGGGTGCCGTGCTCCTGCAGCGCCTGCAGCTGCTGCGTGTCCCTGCACAGGAGCGCCCGCTCCGTCTGCAGCTCCCCCTGCAGCAGCGCAAtctccagctgcagctgcagacGGGACACAGGAGGAAGAGACGTGGTGAACATGCTGTGCAACAGGACACGGGAAAAACAGAAGTGGCGGACGCACaacttacgtgtgtgtgtgtgtgtgtgtgtgtgtgtgtgtgtgtgtgtgtgtgtgtgttactgtaaacTCCCTCTTGGTGGCTCTCGGCTCTCTCCTAATCAAAACTACACTGAGGAACTTGTTCTcggtcttacacacacaaacacacccctgtACACACCTGATTATGGAAAACGTTCAAGAGAAGCACATTTGTCAAACTAAGTTTCTACTGTGCATGTGATTATGTGTTGTCAATAAACCTGTTTTGGGTCTTCCATTACTATCATAACATCTTTTTTCCCTCATCTGAGAGAGTTGCCATCCTCATGTAGCTTTTGGCTTGGTCTGTGGCCTTGTCTACATGAGTCCGGAATTGAGAAAAACTCACTTTTTTCTATCAGTTTAGAAAAGGATCACGTCCACAGtacacacatcttttttttttttttttttatatctcttaaactaacactatgcaacaatttgacactttttcaGGTATGAtattataggcaactagttttggtaccatcctcaaattcattttgatagcttatggtcatgtgaaggatagataaacacatgtgtcttccccactagccatccaagatatgccctatgtagttctgtgtaacgggctggaacaccctgcaaaaatggaagaaaagcttttacacgcatgacattgccagctatactgccaaaagacaccagttagtgtgttggtaagcttctatcagtgtcagctgggctgttggtggtgtttgcaaggtttttgcatgccttttaggtagttagcttactagttttggaacaaaactctgtattgctgctttaacacgACAACGAGAAAATTATTCTAAAACGCCAGGACCTCTGCAGAGAgataataacaaataacatttagCAAGCGCATCACGTCATGGCAACCTTCTGGTCAGCTGACTAATCAGACCAATCGAGAGGACTGATGCTAAGGAGAAGTGGTATGTAAGTCTAGAGTTGAAAACTACCTAACAACTCATAACAAATAATGTTATAGAGGAAAGCATTCAGTGTATGATAATCCCTGTCTGTACCCATGTTTAATCATTATAATGTGTAGCAAAACTTACGTAAAATGcttttaaatgtatgtaataATTAGTTATTTTGTTTAAGGTTAACAAACCAAATATTTAGCATTTTACATGGTGTTGGAAATGGACGCCATTAAATAAACTAGTGCAATTCGCCTAGGCGATGGCCTAGAACTCAATCAAtggatttcaaaataacatTGCTTTCATAAGACAGAAATCCATTGATTGAGTTGAGTTCACTGAGCTTTTCACACATAAGAGACAAACTCAGTTGGGATTGGTTACGGTACTACTGCAGACTGCAAGGTGGCCTTTTTCGAGAACCGTGGTAAGGAAAATTCTATACTGCTGCAGCCCGAGTAACAGCCTCAAGTCTGCAACATACGTATATGTTAACGAGATAAGGAGTCTCATGACCTTGTCAAAATGAAAAGTGACTGGCCCCTGGTATTGAatacaggagacaggagacaaaaGACACCTTTATCTCTATTGTCTCTATGAAGTTGTCTCCATGAGAAGGCTGATGAGCTTATAAGACATTATAGAGACTTTGATTTCTCACCTCAATCTTAAGCTCCTCCCTCTGCTGGTCGATCTCTGTGATTCGCTGCTGCAACATAGACGGAGAGGTCGCGACCTTCATAGAACCCGAGTCGGAGTGTCTTGAGCGGGActaagaagaagagagagaaagagagagagagagagagagagagtgatat
The DNA window shown above is from Clupea harengus chromosome 11, Ch_v2.0.2, whole genome shotgun sequence and carries:
- the phldb3 gene encoding pleckstrin homology-like domain family B member 3 isoform X1; this encodes MKEIPRHGMDSPRSQWEPVRKPPWIARLTGGRSPASSGAESDTEGSSTESEKSRSRHSDSGSMKVATSPSMLQQRITEIDQQREELKIELQLEIALLQGELQTERALLCRDTQQLQALQEHGTQRGTGRRASRQKEHVRLEEERERVEELKRRCEEQERLIPSQPESQREQLLLQLQQEKEAAEAAARAFEDWEFRVLEQESGIDSEPVEGEKESKSKGEMERDVYRQQHAVSNTQERVQQLEKQLREMEREKDRQMNALRQERRELLHACQRILKEKKPLSNWANIPGSTPCMMSMSPLTNHKVAQESSKDTASLPRRRTTHRGKVSDRPLSTQGIVRMHHDGLSPEMMTPPRPLSSSSHRHSNGHANGHWNTYGYGNGFLTPCNSANSSRAPSPSLLDLVEIERKLREAKAERERLLKEREEWRQQATDDRQQKELESLSTEGEQAKSEVTAETDAEELPLSTPLPNSPEQGVPLSFSPNFDLRAHVESLGHGVASCLGVRLLPRRCGGFLTKRGGRVKTWRRRWFLFDLDHRRLAYYTDQDEKKLKGVIYFQAIEEVYYDHLRTATTSPRPSLTFCVKTYERLFYLVAPSPEAMRIWMDVIVTATDEHCRY
- the phldb3 gene encoding pleckstrin homology-like domain family B member 3 isoform X2, which gives rise to MKEIPRHGMDSPRSQWEPVRKPPWIARLTGGRSPASSGAESDTEGSSTESEKSRSRHSDSGSMKVATSPSMLQQRITEIDQQREELKIELQLEIALLQGELQTERALLCRDTQQLQALQEHGTQRGTGRRASRQKEHVRLEEERERVEELKRRCEEQERLIPSQPESQREQLLLQLQQEKEAAEAAARAFEDWEFRVLEQESGIDSEPVEGEKESKSKGEMERDVYRQQHAVSNTQERVQQLEKQLREMEREKDRQMNALRQERRELLHACQRILKEKKPLSNWANIPGSTPCMMSMSPLTNHKVAQESSKDTASLPRRRTTHRGKVSDRPLSTQGIVRMHHDGLSPEMMTPPRPLSSSSHRHSNGHANGHWNTYGYGNGFLTPCNSANSSRAPSPSLLDLVEIERKLREAKAERERLLKEREEWRQQATDDRQQKELESLSTEGEQAKSEVTAETDAEELPLSTPLPNSPEGVPLSFSPNFDLRAHVESLGHGVASCLGVRLLPRRCGGFLTKRGGRVKTWRRRWFLFDLDHRRLAYYTDQDEKKLKGVIYFQAIEEVYYDHLRTATTSPRPSLTFCVKTYERLFYLVAPSPEAMRIWMDVIVTATDEHCRY